The genomic DNA CTGGTAGTCGGGGTGCACCATGACGACGATGTCGGCTCCGCGCTCCAATGCGGCGGTGTAGCAGGTCTTCTGGTTGCCGCCGTAGCCGGTATTGCGGTCGTGCCGGATGACGGTCACACCAAGCGCGCGCGCCTGCTCGACCGTGTCGTCGCGGCTGGCATCGTCCACGAGGATCACTTCATCGACGATTTCCAGCGGCAATTCGCCGTACGACCGCGCCAGCGTCTGCGCCGCGTTGTACGCCGGCATCACCACGACGAGGCGCTGCCCGTTAATCATGCGTGTATTCAACAAAATCGGCGAAGGCATTACGCATTGCGGTTTTCCGATGCTCTGTCGTCGCCTTTCGTCCACAGCATGTGATCAAGTGTGCCACGGGTGACAATATATCACAGACAACATCGCGCCGCAACCCAGTGTGCTAAAATTACGGGCAATTCTGATCTCCGGGAGGAACTATGGCGAAGAAGTGCGGCCATCTGGATCAAATACAGAAGGTCAAGCGTCGTACGAACGGGTGCGAGGAGTGCGAGAAAATTGGCGACGATTGGGTGCACCTGCGCCAGTGCATGATCTGCGGCAAGGTTGGTTGCTGCGACGACTCAAAGAACAAGCACGCCACCCGGCATTTCCACGAAATCGGGCACCCGATCATCCGGTCGCTGGAACCGGGCGAGGAGCACGACTACTGGTGCTACGTGGACGAGTTGATGTTCAGGTTCAAGTGAACTAGAGCGTTTTTCGGAATGATCTGATACGGCGCCGATGAGCGTCATTGCGAGCCCCCGCAGGGGGCGAAGCAATCTCAGTTTCTGGCGTGTCGAGATTGCTTCGTCGGCTTCGCCTCCTCGCAATGACAATTTGCGTATCGGTTGTTTCTGGAAACCGCTATAAAGAGATCGGCCCGGGGTGGTCTCCGGGCCGATCTCGTTTGTGTCTACCCTTGTGGTTTGGCCAGTTGCGCGCGGTCAAACCGCACTGGCAGCCACACCTGAAAGCGGGTGCAGCCGGGCTCCGAAAACAGCTTGATCTGGCCGTGATGCTTGTGCACGACGATGTTGTATGTGATGTGCAGCCCGAGGCCGGTACCGATGCCGGGCGACTTGGTCGTGAAGAACGGCTCGTAGATCCGGTCGCGAATCTCCTCGGGGATGCCCGGCCCGTTATCCTGGATTTCAACGACGACGTGCTCATCTTGAGTGAATGTGCGCACGACCAGTTCTGCCGGCTTGCCTTGTTCCAGTTGCGGCTTCAGCGCATCCAGGGCGTTGTCCATGATATTGGTCCAGACCTGGTTCAACTCGCTGCCGAGCGCCTCAATACGCGGCAGGTCCACCGCGTACTCTTTCTTGATCGTGACACCCTGTTTGATCTTGTGCCGCAGTATGACGAGCGTGTTCTCCAGCCCTTCCTGGACGTTGACCTCCTGCACCGGCGCTTGATCCAGGTAGGAGTATGTCTTGACCGCCTTCACGATCTCCGAGATACGCTCGGCGCTCTTGGACACTTCGTCCAGCAGCAGGTAGACCGACGTGCCGGCGTTCAGCCAACGGATGATGGCCGGCAACTGCGCGGCGTCGAAGTTGTCGCAGATCGGCTTGAGGTTGTCGGGCGTCCAGCCAACCGTAACCAGGTTGGCCGTCAGGTCCCAGGCATCCTCGACGCCGCACGCCTCCAGCCACTCCTGGAGCGCCGACTCGCGGTCGCTGCGCTCCAGCGGCGACATAGTCCAGTCCGGCGCGGCGCGGTGTGCGATCGCGTCGCGCAGGTCGTTGACCACCTGCGACTGCGTTGCGTTCAGGTTCAGCGCCCCCACCTGGTTGGCCTCGGCTAGCCAGGTCGTCAAGGCCGAGCGCATCTGGTCCGCGCTGCGCTTGGCTGCGGCGGCAGGATTGTTGAGCTCGTGGGCCACCCCCGCGGCCAGCGTGCCCAGCCCGGCCATCTTCTCGCTCTGGCGCAGCAGCGCTTCGTTGCTGCGAATGCGCTGCGTCATGGTGTGCAGGATCGCCAGGGCGGCCGACGCACTGGTCGTCAACAGCTTCTGCATCGAATCGTGGTCCACCATGAGAGCGCGTGTCGGTTTGAGCGCGCGCACCGATGCGCCGCGCGGCGCCCGGTCCAGCAGCGCCATCTCGCCGATCACCTCGCCGCGGCCGCGCACCGCCAGCACCACCTCTTGCCCGTCCAGGCGCTTCGTCACCTGGAACTCACCGTCGAGAATCACATACAGCGCGCCGCCCGGGTCGCCCTCGTGCATTAGATATTCTTCGGGTACGAGTACAAGCTCGCTGCTCATGGCGCACAGCCGCGCGAGATCGTCCGGGGGCAATCCCTTGAACAGTTCCAG from Chloroflexota bacterium includes the following:
- a CDS encoding UBP-type zinc finger domain-containing protein — encoded protein: MAKKCGHLDQIQKVKRRTNGCEECEKIGDDWVHLRQCMICGKVGCCDDSKNKHATRHFHEIGHPIIRSLEPGEEHDYWCYVDELMFRFK
- a CDS encoding cyclic nucleotide-binding domain-containing protein; this encodes MSNIDFLRQLELFKGLPPDDLARLCAMSSELVLVPEEYLMHEGDPGGALYVILDGEFQVTKRLDGQEVVLAVRGRGEVIGEMALLDRAPRGASVRALKPTRALMVDHDSMQKLLTTSASAALAILHTMTQRIRSNEALLRQSEKMAGLGTLAAGVAHELNNPAAAAKRSADQMRSALTTWLAEANQVGALNLNATQSQVVNDLRDAIAHRAAPDWTMSPLERSDRESALQEWLEACGVEDAWDLTANLVTVGWTPDNLKPICDNFDAAQLPAIIRWLNAGTSVYLLLDEVSKSAERISEIVKAVKTYSYLDQAPVQEVNVQEGLENTLVILRHKIKQGVTIKKEYAVDLPRIEALGSELNQVWTNIMDNALDALKPQLEQGKPAELVVRTFTQDEHVVVEIQDNGPGIPEEIRDRIYEPFFTTKSPGIGTGLGLHITYNIVVHKHHGQIKLFSEPGCTRFQVWLPVRFDRAQLAKPQG